A region of the Haemophilus parainfluenzae genome:
AGAAGGCATTATTTCAACGCATTTACATGCATCACCAGATAACAATGCGGCATTACAGCTTCCACAAGCAGAACGTGGCGTGGAGAAATCTGGCTATATTGAAATGCAAGGTAATGAAACCTTTAAATTAGCGGTACGTGAGCTTTCTAATGTCGTGGAAGAAACCCTTTCTGCCAATAATCTCCAAAAAACAGATATCGACTGGCTTGTGCCACATCAAGCGAATTTACGTATTATCACGGCGACAGCAAAAAAATTAGAGATGGATATGTCGCAAGTGGTGGTAACGCTTGATCGTACAGCCAATACCAGTGCGGCGACTGTACCAACCGCTTTGGATGAAGCGGTGCGTGATGGCCGAATTCAACGCGGTCAATTGCTTTTACTCGAAGCTTTTGGCGGTGGTTGGACTTGGGGTTCAGCATTGGTGCGATTCTAATTAATTTGTTAGAATCCCGACAGAATTTTAAAAGTGCGGTTAAATTTGACCGCACTTTCAACATTTAAACGATGAAGAAATAGGAAGAAAACATGAAAAAATTCGCAATGGTTTTTCCAGGACAAGGTTCTCAAGCTGTTGGCATGTTAGCTGATCTTGCTAACGAATATCCGGTAGTCACTGAGACTTTTAAACAAGCATCTGAAGCGCTTGGCTATGATTTATGGAACTTGGTTCAACAAGGTCAAGCAGAAGAATTAAATAAAACTTGGCAAACTCAGCCGGCATTATTAGCGGCATCCGTTGCGATTTTCCGTGTATGGCAAGAAAAATACCCACAATTACAACCAAGCGTGATGGCTGGTCACAGTTTAGGTGAATATTCAGCATTAGTTTGTGCCGGTGTCATTGATTTTAAAGATGCGATCAAATTAGTCGAATTACGCGGTAAATTAATGCAGCAAGCGGTACCTGAAGGTACTGGTGCAATGTATGCGATTATTGGTTTAGATAATGAAGCGATTATTAATGCATGTAAACAAGCCGAGCAAGGTGAGGTAGTATCTGCAGTAAACTTTAACTCTCCAGGCCAAGTAGTCATTGCGGGAGCGAAAGAAGCGGTAGAACGTGCGGCTGCATTATGTAAAGAAGCTGGCGCAAAACGTGCTTTACCATTAGCGGTAAGTGTTCCTTCACATTGCGCATTAATGAAACCAGCAGCAGAACAATTAGCCGTAACACTTGAAGGCATTACGCTTAATGCGCCAGCAACACCAGTATTAAACAACGTGGATGTCAAAGCAGAAACAGAAAGTACAGAAATTCGTACCGCACTTATTCGTCAATTATATAGCCCTGTTCGTTGGACTGAAACCGTTGAGAAAATGGCACAAGATGGCGTAGAAGTTTTAGTTGAAATCGGCCCAGGTAAAGTATTAAACGGTTTAACAAAACGTATCGTGGCAGAATTACAAGCAACATCAGTAAACGATGTGGCATCATTAGATGCTGTTGAAGCATTATTAGCATAAAAGGGGATTAAAAATGCAAAATAAAATCGCATTAGTGACAGGTGCAACACGTGGTATTGGCCGCGCAATTGCAGAAGAATTAGCATCAAAAGGTGCATTTGTAATTGGTACCGCAACCTCTGAAAAAGGTGCAGATACAATTTCTTCTTACCTTGGCGATAAAGGTAAAGGTTTAGTATTAAATGTGGCGGATAAAGAAAGTATTGATGCCGTATTAGAGCAAATTAAAGAACAATTTGGTGATATTGATATCCTCGTGAATAACGCAGGTATCACACGCGATAACTTATTAATGCGTATGAAAGATGAAGAATGGTTCGATATTATGCAAACCAACTTAACTTCTGTATTCCATCTTTCTAAAGCGATGTTACGTTCCATGATGAAAAAACGTTTCGGTCGTATCATTACTATTGGCTCAGTTGTGGGCTCAATGGGTAATCCGGGTCAATCTAACTATTGTGCAGCAAAAGCGGGTTTGATTGGTTTCTCTAAAGGCTTAGCGAAAGAAGTGGCATCACGTGGCATTACAGTAAACGTTGTGGCTCCTGGCTTCATCGCAACGGATATGACAGAAGTGCTTACTGAAGAACAAAAAGCAGGTATTCTTGGTAATGTCCCTGCAGGTCGTTTAGGTGAGCCAAAAGATATCGCAAAAGCGGTGGCGTTTTTAGCTTCTGATGATGCGGCTTATATTACGGGTACTACATTGCATGTGAATGGCGGCTTATATATGAGCTAACCCTTTAGGGGATATATATCTGGGATTTTGTCTATAAAATATAGCAAAGCAGTTTAGTTAATGATAAAATCCCAATCGCAATGTAACTTTTTCTCTGTATGTGTTTTTACATTGCCTGTTTTTTGTGGTGCGACCACCTAAGAAATAGTTGCAACTTTATCAAAAATGCATACACTAACCGCTCTTAAATGAGTTAAAACAACAATAGGAAAAACAAATGAGTATTGAAGAACGCGTGAAAAAAATCATCGTTGAACAATTAGGTGTTAAAGAAGAAGACGTAAAACCAGAAGCTTCTTTCGTTGAAGATTTAGGTGCGGACTCTTTAGATACAGTTGAATTAGTAATGGCTTTAGAAGAAGAATTCGATATCGAAATTCCTGATGAAGAAGCTGAAAAAATCACAACTGTTCAATCTGCGATTGACTACGTTCAAAACAATCAGTAATTTTTAAGTTGGGCGATCTTTTAGGTCGCCTAATTTTTTTCTTTAAATTCCTTTTCTAAATTATTTATCTTCAAATAAAACAAAATATATTTAAATCTTCTAAATTTCTGACTGCACTTTTCTTTATTTAATCTTTCTCAGATTTGCTTTTATTATTTAGTTCCTTATTTTTTGATTTAAAACAAAATTTATCCTAAAAATACTTATTATGAGTTAATTTTGGTGCTAATATCTGGTCCAAATTTTTTCTAATTAACCATAAAATGATTCGGAGTATCTTATGGATTTTCTAATGAACCTAGGTGAAGGTAGCCAGTTTGCGATTCAGCTTGCTATTGTTCTTATCTGTTTATTTTACGGGGCAAAAAAAGGTGGTATCGCACTGGGTATGCTCGGTGGAGTAGGCTTAATTGTTCTTGTTTTCGGCTTTGGTATTGAACCAGGTAAGCCTGCTATCGATGTTATGTTAACCATCCTTGCGGTGGTGGTGACATCAGCAACATTACAAGCCAGTGGTGGTTTAGATGTCATGTTACAAATCGCGGAGAAAATGCTTCGTCGTAACCCGAAATATGTCAGTATTTTGGCTCCGTTTGTAACCTGTTTCTTAACCATTTTATGTGGTACAGGTCATGTGGTTTATACCATGTTACCAATCATCTATGATATCGCGATCAAAAATGATATTCGTCCTGAACGTCCAATGGCGGCAAGTTCAATTGCCTCTCAAATGGGTATCATCGCGTCACCAGTTTCTGTGGCAGTAGTGACTTTAACCACATTCTTAGTGAATGCTAAAACCCCATTAGCAGGTTTTGATGGCTATTTAGATTTATTAAAAATTACCGTGCCTTCAACCCTTTGCGGCGTGTTAGCTATCGGTATTTTCAGCTGGTTCCGTGGTAAAGATTTAGATAAAGACCCAGAATTCCAAGAGAAATTAAAAGATCCCGAATTCAAAAAATATGTTTATGGTGATAGCACATCATTGTTAGATAAGAAATTACCACAATCTAGCTGGAATGCGATGTGGATCTTCTTTGGTGCGATTTTAGTAGTTGCCCTATTAGGTTACTTTAAAGATTTACGCCCAGCCTTTGAAAAATCAGCACCAGCTCAAGTGGTAGAAATCGTTTCTGCTGATAAAGCTGTGAAAACCTTTAATATTAAAGACGGTAAAATCGTTGCGTTAGCGAAAGACGGTACATTAGTGCTTGATGTTAAAGACAGTAAAGCAAAAGCAAAAACTGCCTATAACAACGTTGCGATTTATAATGATAAAGGTGAAGTTGTTCAAACAATTACCGTTCAAGATAACGGTGTTGTAATTACAGCGGGAGATAAAACAGAAACGATTGATAATGCTGCAATCGTATTAAAAGACACTGCGAAGAAAAAAGTGAATTTAAGTATGGTTCACGTTATTCAAATCTTCATGTTATTAGCGGGCGCATTAATTGTTATCTTTACTAAAACTGATGCGGGTAAAATCAGTAAAAATGAAATTTTCCGTTCAGGTATGATTGCGTTAGTGGCTGTATTCGGAATTTCTTGGATGGCAGAAACCATGTTTACTGTCCACACCCCAATGATGAAAGCGGCACTTGGTGATGTGGTAAAAGCGCATCCTTGGACTTATGCATTAATGTTGTTATTAATTTCTAAATTCGTAAATTCACAAGCCGCAGCATTAGTTGCATTCGTTCCTCTTGCTTTGGGTATCGGTGTTGATCCAGCGATTGTCTTGGCCTTTGCTTCAGCTTGTTACGGTTACTACATTTTACCTACTTACCCAAGTGATCTTGCGGCAATCCAATTTGACCGTTCAGGTACCACTCATATCGGTAAGTTTGTAATTAACCACAGCTTTATTTTACCGGGCTTAATTGGTGTAATCACTTCATGTATCTTTGGTTACATTTTCACAAGCTTGTTTGGTTATCTATAATTAGCTAACTGATAAAAGAAAAGGCTATTCGTATGAATAGCCTTTTTTGTTTCTAAAGTGCGGTTGAATTTTAGGATGTTTTATCTCGATGCTCTATTTGACTTTATTATTCATTAAAATCCCTAAAAAACTTACCGCACTTTTGCGCTTCTTAAAATAAATTCCAGCTAAAGGTTGAAACATAGGGGGGTTTATTGCGATAATCTTCATTATTTCTTGGGTGATCTTTCGGGCTGCCATTTTTTCAGGTGACCAGTTTTTATTAGGAAAGATTAATTTGAACATTATTTAAGTTAGAAGAATAACAATGGCTGAAAAACGTAATATTTTTTTAGTAGGTCCAATGGGCGCGGGTAAAAGTACCATTGGCCGTCAGCTTGCGCAACAATTGAATATGGATTTTGTCGATTCAGATGCAGTAATTGAGGAACGTGCGGGAGCAGACATTAGCTGGATTTTTGATTTAGAAGGCGAAGAAGGCTTTCGTAAGCGTGAAGAACGTATTATCAATGAATTGACTCAATTACAAGGCGTCGTGCTTTCTACTGGTGGTGGGGCTGTGATGTCAAAAGAGAATCGAAATTATCTTTCTGCTCGTGGCATTGTCATTTATTTAGAAACCACGGTAGATAAGCAATATCAACGTACACAACGTGATAAAAAGCGCCCATTATTACAAGGTGCTGATGACCCACGCCAAGTGCTTGAAGATTTAGCTAAAGTGCGTAATCCGTTATACGAAGAAATTGCGGATATTACTTTACCAACAGATGAGCAAAATGCCAAAGTAATGGTTAATCAAATTGTTGATTTAATTGATAATCTAAACGGCTTAAACGGTTCATTCTAAGGATTAAAAATGTTGTGCGTAAATGTTGAATTAAAAGAACGTCGTTATCCCATTTATATTGGCGAAGGGTTGCTTAAAGATGAAACCTGTTATCCGCTGAAGAAAGGGGATAAAGTGATGATTGTGACTAATCCAACTGTCGCACAATATTATCTTGAAACCGTTACACAAACTTTAGAAAAAATCGGCTGTCAGGTTGAATCAGTATTATTGCCTGATGGCGAAAAATACAAAACGCTCGATTCTTTAAACCTCATTTTTACCGCACTTTTAAAACATAATCATGGGCGAGATACCACCATTATTGCATTAGGTGGTGGTGTGATTGGTGATGTGGCAGGTTTTGCCGCCGCAAGTTATCAGCGTGGTGTGCGTTTTATTCAGATTCCTACCACATTATTAGCCCAAGTAGATTCTTCTGTCGGTGGAAAAACTGCCGTTAATCATGAGTTAGGCAAAAATATGGTTGGGGCGTTTTATCAACCTTCTACGGTGATCATTGATACCCTTACGCTCAATACCTTGCCAAAACGTGAAGTGAATGCGGGACTTGCGGAAGTCATTAAATATGGGGCGATTTTAGATTATGCCTTTTTCGAATGGCTTGAAACTCATATTGATGAATTAGTCGCGTTAAATCAACATTCACTGCAGCATTGTATTGCGCGTTGTTGCCAAATCAAAGCGGATGTTGTTGCACGCGATGAAACAGAAAAAGGTGATCGTGCATTATTAAATCTCGGTCATACTTTTGGGCATGCGATCGAAACGCATCTAGGTTATGGAAACTGGTTACATGGTGAGGCTGTTGCAGCTGGAACCATGATGGCTGCCGTATTATCCGAACAATTAGGTGATCTTTCTTTTGAAGATGTCGCACGTTTAGAAAAACTTTTAGCACGTGCTAATTTACCAACCGTTTCGCCTGATACCATGCAACCAGACGATTATTTACCGCACATGATGCGAGATAAAAAAGTGCTGGCAGGCAAGTTGCGTCTTGTGTTGCTAAAAGCTCTTGGTCAAGCCTACGTGGCGACTGATACTGACAAATCTCTTGTGCTAAACGCGATTGAGCGTTGCATACAACATGACTAACTGTCGTTGCTCTCATGTTGCGTCCGAAAAATAACAAAACGAAACCTCGAATTAAACATCGCCCGTTTTTGAAGTGGGCGGGCGGTAAATTTCGTTTAACGGACGATCTCAACCGAGTCTTTCCAAAAAGAAAACAGTGTTTAATCGAACCTTTTGTGGGCGCGGGTGCTGTTTTTTTAAATTCTCATTTTGAACGTTATATTTTGGCAGATATTAATCCTGATTTGATTAACTTGTTTAATATCGTCAAAGACAATGTGGATGCCTATATTGAGGCTTGTAAGCCAATTTTCTTCGCTGAAAATGCGAATACAGCCGAGTATTATTACGCACAGCGAGATACCTTTAATCAATCAACTGATCCTTTCGAGCGTTCGGTGTTGTTTCTTTATTTGAACCGCTTTGGGTTTAATGGCTTGTGCCGTTATAACAGTAAAAATGAGTTTAATGTGCCCTTTGGCGCTTATAAAACCCATTATTTCCCTGAAGATGAATTACGCTATTTTGCTCATAAGGCACAAAGTGCGGTCTTTTTATGTGCTGATTTTCAACAGACATTTGAATTAGCGGATAAACACAGCGTGATCTATTGTGATCCTCCTTATGCACCGCTTCCGCAAGATACTAATTTTACTGGATATGCGGGGAATGCTTTTGGGTTTGAGCATCAAAAGAATTTAGCGGAATGTGCAAAGAAAGCACAAAAAGAAAAGCAAATTTCTGTCGTGATTTCTAACCACGATACAAAATTCACACGTGAGATTTACAAAGGGGCAAAATTTAAACGCGTTAAAGTACAGCGCTCGATCAGTCAATCTTCAGAGAAACGAGTTAAGGTAAAAGAATTAATCGCTATTTTTAAAGGTTAGTTTAGCAGGTTAATTCTGGATTGATTTTAATCTCAAAGCCTTTCACTTCGGGATAAGTCGGTTGAATTGCAGCGAGTAATTCACGTTGGCGAAATAAAATCCCTTGGCGAACGACCGCACTTTTGACTTCGATAAAGAGTTTCCCATCTGTGATGGCGCCTAACCGAAAAAGTCCTTTAAATTCTTGAGGGAAAAGGCGGCTGATGTTTTGATTCAGTTCATTCAACATTAAGCCTTTCTGCATGATTTTGGCAAATTGTGATCCTTCTAGCACATCAATAATATTCATGGCTTTTTGATAACGCTCATGCTTGTTTTCCACAAAAATACCCCAATAATGACTTTATGTTGAATTTCCGATACAATACACACAAATTTTGTCAGAGACAATAAGATGATGAAATCAAACAAAGGTAAAACAAATTTCTGGTCGCAGTTGCTGTTAAGCATGATTGCGATTTTTGCTTTACCTGTTGCTCAGGGATTGGAGGTGCCACCTTCATCAAATATGAGCGGTGAAAATTACCAAACATCATCTGAACAACATATGTTGATTGCGGTGCGTGAAATTCGTCAAGCATTGCAGGTTCAACCTCAGCCAATAAATCACAAAACCCATTCAAATCAAAAACACGAAAAAATTCAATCGCACTTTATTGCGGCAGAATTCCCTGTTTTTGCCCCTATTCGTGCCGGCCCAGCCATCATTTAATTTTCTTTTATCTTTGAACGAGCCGATTTTTTAATCGGATGATCCTTTTTATTTTTTATTTGAAAGAGAAATTATGAGTTTTTTAACAAAAATTTTTGGCAGCCGTAACGATCGTATTTTACGTAAATTAAGAAAACAAGTTGCGAAAATCAACAAAATGGAGCCGGCTTTTGAGGCATTAAGTGATGATGAATTAAGAGCAAAAACTGACGAGTTCCGTAGCCGTTTAGCTAACGGTGAAACCTTACAACAACTTTTACCTGAAGCGTTTGCTACCGTGCGTGAAGCGGGTAAACGTGTACTCGGTATGCGTCATTTCGATGTGCAATTAATCGGTGGTATGGTGTTAACAAACCGTTGTATCGCTGAGATGCGTACGGGTGAAGGTAAAACCTTAACCGCAACCTTGCCTTGTTATTTAATGGCATTGGAAGGTAAAGGCGTACATGTTGTGACAGTGAATGATTACTTAGCTCGTCGTGACGCGGATACCAACCGTCCATTATTTGAATTCTTAGGTATGACTGTTGGAGTGAATATCCCTGGCTTACCGCCTGAAGCAAAACGTGAAGCTTATGCGGCCGATATTACATACGCGACAAACAGCGAATTAGGTTTCGATTATCTTCGTGATAACTTAGCGCATTCCAAAGAAGAACGTTTCCAACGTCATTTAGGCTATGCTTTAGTGGATGAGGTGGACTCTATCTTAATCGATGAAGCACGTACGCCGTTGATTATTTCGGGTCAAGCGGAAGATAGTTCTGAGCTTTATATTGCGGTAAATAAATTAATTCCGAATTTAATTAAGCAAGAAAAAGAAGATACGGAAGAATATACCGGTGAAGGCGATTACACCTTAGATCTTAAAACCAAACAAGCGTATTTAACTGAACGCGGTCAAGAAAAAGTAGAAGAGTGGCTAATCGCACAAGGTTTAATGCCAGAAGGTGATTCCCTTTATTCACCTGCGCGTATTGTATTGTTACACCACGTTATGGCGGCATTACGTGCAAACACCTTATTTGAGCGCGATGTAGACTATATCGTGAAAGATGGCGAGATCGTGATCGTGGATGAGCATACTGGTCGTACAATGGCTGGGCGTCGTTGGTCTGATGGTTTACACCAAGCGATCGAAGCGAAAGAAGGGGTAGAGATTAAGAGCGAAAACCAAACTGTTGCCTCTATTTCTTACCAAAACTACTTCCGTCTTTATGACAAATTAGCGGGTATGACAGGTACAGC
Encoded here:
- a CDS encoding Dam family site-specific DNA-(adenine-N6)-methyltransferase, with the protein product MLRPKNNKTKPRIKHRPFLKWAGGKFRLTDDLNRVFPKRKQCLIEPFVGAGAVFLNSHFERYILADINPDLINLFNIVKDNVDAYIEACKPIFFAENANTAEYYYAQRDTFNQSTDPFERSVLFLYLNRFGFNGLCRYNSKNEFNVPFGAYKTHYFPEDELRYFAHKAQSAVFLCADFQQTFELADKHSVIYCDPPYAPLPQDTNFTGYAGNAFGFEHQKNLAECAKKAQKEKQISVVISNHDTKFTREIYKGAKFKRVKVQRSISQSSEKRVKVKELIAIFKG
- the aroB gene encoding 3-dehydroquinate synthase, with the translated sequence MLCVNVELKERRYPIYIGEGLLKDETCYPLKKGDKVMIVTNPTVAQYYLETVTQTLEKIGCQVESVLLPDGEKYKTLDSLNLIFTALLKHNHGRDTTIIALGGGVIGDVAGFAAASYQRGVRFIQIPTTLLAQVDSSVGGKTAVNHELGKNMVGAFYQPSTVIIDTLTLNTLPKREVNAGLAEVIKYGAILDYAFFEWLETHIDELVALNQHSLQHCIARCCQIKADVVARDETEKGDRALLNLGHTFGHAIETHLGYGNWLHGEAVAAGTMMAAVLSEQLGDLSFEDVARLEKLLARANLPTVSPDTMQPDDYLPHMMRDKKVLAGKLRLVLLKALGQAYVATDTDKSLVLNAIERCIQHD
- the acpP gene encoding acyl carrier protein, giving the protein MSIEERVKKIIVEQLGVKEEDVKPEASFVEDLGADSLDTVELVMALEEEFDIEIPDEEAEKITTVQSAIDYVQNNQ
- the fabD gene encoding ACP S-malonyltransferase, which gives rise to MKKFAMVFPGQGSQAVGMLADLANEYPVVTETFKQASEALGYDLWNLVQQGQAEELNKTWQTQPALLAASVAIFRVWQEKYPQLQPSVMAGHSLGEYSALVCAGVIDFKDAIKLVELRGKLMQQAVPEGTGAMYAIIGLDNEAIINACKQAEQGEVVSAVNFNSPGQVVIAGAKEAVERAAALCKEAGAKRALPLAVSVPSHCALMKPAAEQLAVTLEGITLNAPATPVLNNVDVKAETESTEIRTALIRQLYSPVRWTETVEKMAQDGVEVLVEIGPGKVLNGLTKRIVAELQATSVNDVASLDAVEALLA
- the aroK gene encoding shikimate kinase AroK — its product is MAEKRNIFLVGPMGAGKSTIGRQLAQQLNMDFVDSDAVIEERAGADISWIFDLEGEEGFRKREERIINELTQLQGVVLSTGGGAVMSKENRNYLSARGIVIYLETTVDKQYQRTQRDKKRPLLQGADDPRQVLEDLAKVRNPLYEEIADITLPTDEQNAKVMVNQIVDLIDNLNGLNGSF
- a CDS encoding DciA family protein: MENKHERYQKAMNIIDVLEGSQFAKIMQKGLMLNELNQNISRLFPQEFKGLFRLGAITDGKLFIEVKSAVVRQGILFRQRELLAAIQPTYPEVKGFEIKINPELTC
- a CDS encoding anaerobic C4-dicarboxylate transporter, with translation MDFLMNLGEGSQFAIQLAIVLICLFYGAKKGGIALGMLGGVGLIVLVFGFGIEPGKPAIDVMLTILAVVVTSATLQASGGLDVMLQIAEKMLRRNPKYVSILAPFVTCFLTILCGTGHVVYTMLPIIYDIAIKNDIRPERPMAASSIASQMGIIASPVSVAVVTLTTFLVNAKTPLAGFDGYLDLLKITVPSTLCGVLAIGIFSWFRGKDLDKDPEFQEKLKDPEFKKYVYGDSTSLLDKKLPQSSWNAMWIFFGAILVVALLGYFKDLRPAFEKSAPAQVVEIVSADKAVKTFNIKDGKIVALAKDGTLVLDVKDSKAKAKTAYNNVAIYNDKGEVVQTITVQDNGVVITAGDKTETIDNAAIVLKDTAKKKVNLSMVHVIQIFMLLAGALIVIFTKTDAGKISKNEIFRSGMIALVAVFGISWMAETMFTVHTPMMKAALGDVVKAHPWTYALMLLLISKFVNSQAAALVAFVPLALGIGVDPAIVLAFASACYGYYILPTYPSDLAAIQFDRSGTTHIGKFVINHSFILPGLIGVITSCIFGYIFTSLFGYL
- the fabG gene encoding 3-oxoacyl-ACP reductase FabG, with the protein product MQNKIALVTGATRGIGRAIAEELASKGAFVIGTATSEKGADTISSYLGDKGKGLVLNVADKESIDAVLEQIKEQFGDIDILVNNAGITRDNLLMRMKDEEWFDIMQTNLTSVFHLSKAMLRSMMKKRFGRIITIGSVVGSMGNPGQSNYCAAKAGLIGFSKGLAKEVASRGITVNVVAPGFIATDMTEVLTEEQKAGILGNVPAGRLGEPKDIAKAVAFLASDDAAYITGTTLHVNGGLYMS
- the secM gene encoding secA translation cis-regulator SecM, with translation MMKSNKGKTNFWSQLLLSMIAIFALPVAQGLEVPPSSNMSGENYQTSSEQHMLIAVREIRQALQVQPQPINHKTHSNQKHEKIQSHFIAAEFPVFAPIRAGPAII